The proteins below come from a single Benincasa hispida cultivar B227 chromosome 4, ASM972705v1, whole genome shotgun sequence genomic window:
- the LOC120076370 gene encoding delta-aminolevulinic acid dehydratase, chloroplastic, protein MASTVLNAPNSVRRINGLDCGSYVGLKRSPNSNFLCVRTSANVRSPRLFVVRATDERDAHMKKLGRSDAECEAAVVAGNVPEAPPVPPKPASPAGTPVVPLLPLSRRPRRNRRSPAMRASFQETNLSPSNFVYPLFIHEGEEDTPIGAMPGCYRLGWRHGLLEEVSKARDVGVNSIVLFPKVPDALKTPTGDEAYNDNGLVPRTIRLLKDRYPDLVIYTDVALDPYSSDGHDGIVREDGVIMNDETVHQLCKQAVSQARAGADVVSPSDMMDGRVGAIRRALDAEGFYHVSIMSYTAKYASSFYGPFREALDSNPRFGDKKTYQMNPANYREALIETREDESEGADILLVKPGLPYLDIIRLLRDNSPLPIAAYQVSGEYSMIKAGGVLKMIDEEKVMMESLMCLRRAGADVILTYFALQAARCLCGERR, encoded by the exons ATGGCTTCAACCGTTCTTAATGCGCCTAACAGCGTTCGAAGAATTAATGGTTTGGATTGCGGCTCCTATGTTGGGCTAAAACGTTCGCCCAATTCTAATTTCCTTTGCGTCAGGACCTCGGCCAATGTGCGTTCTCCGCGTCTTTTTGTTGTGAGAGCTACCGATGAGCGTGATGCACATATGAAGAAACTCGGACGGAGTGATGCAGAGTGCGAAGCTGCTGTTGTGGCTGGCAACGTTCCAGAAGCGCCTCCTGTGCCGCCAAAACCAGCATCGCCAGCTGGAACTCCTGTGGTTCCTTTGCTG CCTCTCAGTCGTCGTCCACGTCGTAACCGGAGGTCTCCAGCAATGAGAGCATCATTTCAGGAGACTAACCTGTCACCTTCCAATTTTGTATATCCACTATTCATTCATGAAG GCGAGGAGGATACACCAATTGGAGCTATGCCTGGATGTTACAGACTTGGATGGAGACATGGACTTTTGGAAGAG GTTTCAAAAGCTCGGGATGTTGGTGTCAATTCTATTGTGTTATTCCCTAAAGTTCCAGATGCATTGAAG ACTCCAACAGGGGACGAAGCTTATAATGATAATGGTTTAGTGCCTCGAACAATTCGATTGCTCAAGGACAGATACCCTGATCTT GTTATTTACACTGATGTTGCTTTGGATCCGTACTCTTCTGATGGCCATGATGGTATAGTTAGAGAGGATG GAGTTATAATGAATGATGAGACCGTGCATCAATTATGCAAACAAGCTGTCTCCCAG GCCCGTGCTGGAGCAGATGTCGTCAGTCCAAGTGACATGATGGATGGTAGGGTAGGAGCAATTAGAAGGGCTCTTGATGCCGAAGGATTTTATCATGTCTCCATCATGTCTTACACAGCGAA GTATGCAAGCTCATTTTATGGTCCATTTCGTGAAGCACTAGATTCAAATCCTCGTTTTGGTGACAAAAAGAC TTACCAGATGAATCCAGCAAATTATAGAGAGGCTTTGATTGAAACCCGTGAAGATGAATCTGAAGGAGCCGATATTCTTCTG GTGAAGCCTGGTCTACCCTACCTGGATATCATAAGACTTCTTAGGGATAATTCTCCTTTACCTATTGCAGCATATCAG GTTTCGGGTGAATATTCGATGATCAAGGCCGGTGGGGTTCTCAAAATGATTGATGAAGAAAAGGTGATGATGGAGTCCCTCATGTGTCTCAGACGGGCAGGAGCAGATGTAATCCTCACATATTTTGCTCTTCAGGCAGCTAGATGTTTGTGTGGTGAGAGGAGGTGA